One segment of Dolichospermum sp. DET69 DNA contains the following:
- a CDS encoding helix-turn-helix domain-containing protein: MKWFRKKDEQPIKPSIQEYQAEKLGQLGSQLASLRQEKGLTLDELVVFTRIPRRLLQAIEEGNLTDLPEPIYIQGLIRQFADALGIQGGEFASHFPIGSQSVGVQSKWKSQSIPQLRPIHLYVLYIVLIFSSVNGLSQLLNNASLQANNRQVQPKTLTQTPGQETANNTLISKKEDQSVQIGVTLKASSWISVVTDGKTAFEGVLPQGSSRTWKATEQLTVKTDNAGGVLMSVNQQEAKEMGELGKTQEIKIAAKPN, translated from the coding sequence ATGAAATGGTTCAGAAAGAAGGATGAACAGCCAATCAAACCTTCTATCCAGGAATATCAAGCCGAAAAGTTAGGACAACTTGGCTCTCAACTAGCTTCACTACGGCAGGAAAAGGGTTTAACTCTGGATGAGTTAGTAGTATTCACTAGAATTCCTCGACGACTTTTGCAAGCAATTGAAGAAGGTAATTTAACTGACTTACCAGAACCAATCTATATTCAAGGCTTAATTAGACAATTTGCAGACGCTTTAGGAATTCAGGGAGGGGAATTTGCCAGTCATTTCCCCATTGGTTCTCAATCAGTGGGTGTGCAATCCAAATGGAAAAGCCAATCTATTCCTCAATTACGTCCTATTCATCTTTATGTGCTTTACATTGTCCTAATTTTCTCCTCTGTGAATGGTTTATCCCAGTTATTGAATAATGCCTCATTACAGGCAAATAACCGCCAAGTTCAACCAAAAACTCTAACCCAAACACCAGGTCAAGAAACAGCGAATAATACATTAATCAGCAAGAAAGAGGATCAATCCGTACAAATTGGTGTTACTTTAAAAGCCTCATCTTGGATTAGTGTGGTTACGGATGGTAAAACCGCCTTTGAGGGAGTTCTACCACAAGGTTCTAGTCGCACTTGGAAAGCCACTGAGCAACTGACAGTAAAAACTGATAATGCCGGTGGTGTATTAATGAGCGTGAATCAGCAGGAAGCAAAGGAAATGGGAGAACTTGGGAAAACTCAAGAAATCAAGATTGCTGCTAAACCAAACTAA
- the cbiT gene encoding precorrin-6Y C5,15-methyltransferase subunit CbiT: protein MPSPLWPYITPGIPDELFENLPGIPLSQRELRLLLISQLRLQADSVLWDIGAGTGTIPIEVGLLCPQARVIAIERDEDVANLIKRNCDRFEVKNVEVIEGSAPECLDQIKLLPDRICIEGGKAIQEIVQAAWQYLPTSGRVVATAASLESLYAISQSFSQLRVRNIEVVQSAVNRLETRGYSQTFVAADPIFILSGEKLD, encoded by the coding sequence ATGCCTTCCCCACTTTGGCCTTATATTACCCCAGGTATTCCCGACGAATTATTTGAGAATTTACCAGGTATTCCCCTCAGTCAGCGAGAATTAAGATTGCTGTTAATTTCCCAATTGCGACTACAAGCCGATTCTGTATTGTGGGATATTGGCGCAGGAACAGGTACAATTCCTATAGAGGTGGGTTTATTGTGTCCCCAAGCACGGGTGATTGCTATCGAAAGAGATGAGGATGTTGCTAATCTAATTAAACGCAACTGCGATCGCTTTGAAGTCAAAAACGTCGAAGTAATTGAAGGTAGCGCCCCAGAATGCTTAGATCAAATCAAGTTACTACCTGATCGGATCTGCATTGAAGGTGGAAAAGCCATACAGGAAATTGTCCAAGCTGCCTGGCAATATTTACCAACATCTGGCCGAGTGGTCGCCACTGCTGCTAGTCTAGAAAGTCTGTATGCTATTTCTCAAAGCTTTTCTCAATTGAGAGTTAGGAATATTGAAGTTGTCCAGTCAGCGGTAAATCGCTTAGAAACACGGGGCTATTCTCAAACCTTTGTAGCAGCCGATCCCATTTTCATTCTCAGTGGTGAGAAACTAGATTAA
- a CDS encoding serine/threonine protein kinase, with translation MNREILADRYEVQQQLGKKAGRRTFLATDLVTGKSVIVKLLAFSSDFEWDDLKLFEREAQTLKSLSHPCIPLYLDYFEVNSPEYKGFALVQTYISAQTIEQYLQAGRKFTEIEVKEIAKAVLEILKYLHELNPPVVHRDIKPSNILLGERSGNSIGTVYLIDFGSVQTVLAAEGGTRTVVGTYGYMPQEQFGGRTVPASDLYSLGCTMIYLVTGTNPADLPQKDFRIQFQQVANISPSFANWLQRVTEPSLEKRFSTATQALTALEQGEGEHTKITALAVGKPAGSEVQLTKNQDFLEIIIPPVCSECSIVFYNLCFGTFFSSFASLSLLYFIGLSYSHFLDNIVRTIGLLTMQAALHLPFLIGGFSMIYSALYHLFGSSGIHIDQQQITVYNLLWKWKTPRSRSAFRKNIHKLVYTPQYYTKGEKRYGHQEQILVPAQLVIWAGSEKFELCVIKSEAELEWLARELSQWLDMPIRTQ, from the coding sequence ATGAATAGGGAAATATTAGCCGACCGCTATGAAGTTCAACAACAGCTAGGCAAAAAAGCCGGGAGAAGGACTTTTTTAGCTACTGATTTAGTAACTGGAAAATCGGTAATTGTCAAGTTACTTGCTTTTAGTAGTGATTTTGAATGGGATGATCTGAAGTTATTTGAGAGAGAAGCTCAAACTTTAAAATCTTTATCACATCCCTGTATCCCTCTTTACTTAGACTATTTTGAGGTAAATTCCCCTGAATATAAAGGATTTGCCCTTGTTCAGACTTATATATCGGCCCAAACCATAGAACAATATTTACAAGCTGGGAGGAAATTTACAGAAATTGAAGTTAAAGAAATTGCTAAAGCAGTTTTAGAGATCCTTAAATACTTGCATGAGTTAAATCCACCTGTTGTCCACCGTGATATTAAGCCTAGCAATATTTTATTAGGAGAGCGCTCTGGCAATAGTATTGGTACAGTTTATTTAATAGATTTTGGTTCAGTTCAGACCGTCCTAGCAGCAGAAGGAGGGACAAGAACTGTTGTCGGGACCTATGGTTATATGCCACAGGAGCAGTTTGGAGGGAGAACTGTTCCTGCTTCTGATCTTTATAGTTTAGGATGCACAATGATTTATTTGGTGACTGGTACTAACCCAGCAGATTTACCCCAAAAGGATTTTCGCATTCAATTTCAGCAAGTTGCTAATATTAGTCCTAGTTTTGCTAACTGGTTGCAGCGAGTCACAGAACCCAGTTTAGAAAAGCGGTTTTCTACAGCAACTCAAGCCCTCACCGCTTTAGAACAGGGAGAGGGAGAACATACCAAAATTACAGCTTTAGCTGTTGGTAAACCAGCAGGTAGTGAAGTTCAACTTACAAAAAATCAAGATTTTTTAGAAATTATTATTCCTCCGGTTTGCTCCGAATGCTCAATAGTTTTTTATAATTTGTGTTTTGGCACATTTTTTAGTTCATTTGCTTCACTTAGTTTATTATATTTTATTGGCCTTAGTTATTCACATTTTCTCGACAATATAGTTCGCACGATAGGTCTTCTCACGATGCAAGCGGCCTTGCACTTACCTTTTTTGATTGGAGGATTTTCGATGATCTATTCTGCATTATATCACTTATTTGGTAGTAGCGGGATACATATAGATCAGCAACAAATCACCGTTTATAATCTCTTGTGGAAATGGAAAACTCCCCGCAGTCGTTCAGCTTTTAGGAAAAATATTCATAAACTGGTTTATACTCCACAATATTACACTAAAGGTGAAAAACGATATGGACATCAAGAGCAAATTCTAGTCCCAGCACAATTGGTGATTTGGGCAGGATCTGAAAAATTTGAGTTATGTGTCATTAAATCTGAAGCAGAATTAGAATGGTTAGCTAGAGAATTGAGTCAGTGGTTAGATATGCCAATTAGAACGCAATAA
- a CDS encoding reverse transcriptase N-terminal domain-containing protein, with the protein MIGHRDNSSESWKTLPWKKFRRNLFRLQKRVYKAVQVGDKRKAKSLQKLILKSTAARLLAIRQVSQLNAGKKTAGIDGKKSLTFKERFELNELLKASVSNWKHQRLREIPIPKKDGTTRILKIPTIADRAYQCLIKYALEPAHEATFHAYSYGFRTGRSAHDAQKILFNNLRSACNGKDKRVIELDIEKCFDRINHTAIMDRLIAPKSIRQGIFRCLKAGVNPEFPEQGTPQGGVVSPLLANIALNGIESIHRYHVISKNRITDKTSREQIIEPTIRYADDMVIILRPQDDATEILDKISQFLAERGMKVSEKKTKLTAATDGFDFLGWNFKVQKNGKFRCVPSVDNFKAFRKKVKHIVNNSNYGATTKAEKLAPVVRGWRNYHRFCKMDGSRFSLWHINHRAFKVFNKETKQNRLTSQVLIKKAFPAVPYSENKHINVKGEKSPYDGDLSYWSERNSKLYNNDTSKALKRQSHKCGHCGLKLLNDEKVHLHHIDGNHKNGKPKNLLAIHESCHDYTHMSKRKS; encoded by the coding sequence ATGATTGGACACAGAGACAACTCTAGTGAATCTTGGAAGACGTTACCGTGGAAGAAATTCCGCCGTAACTTATTCCGCCTACAAAAACGAGTGTATAAAGCGGTTCAAGTTGGAGACAAGCGTAAAGCAAAGTCCCTACAAAAGCTGATTCTGAAATCAACCGCAGCAAGATTACTGGCTATCCGTCAAGTATCACAGCTAAACGCTGGGAAAAAGACCGCAGGAATTGATGGCAAAAAGTCCCTTACCTTTAAGGAACGCTTCGAGCTTAATGAACTGCTAAAAGCATCCGTTAGCAACTGGAAACACCAGCGGCTAAGAGAAATACCTATCCCCAAAAAGGACGGTACTACCAGGATACTGAAAATCCCTACTATTGCGGACAGGGCATATCAGTGCCTTATCAAGTACGCATTAGAACCAGCACACGAGGCAACGTTCCACGCATACAGCTACGGGTTTAGGACAGGACGCTCGGCACATGATGCACAGAAAATCCTGTTTAACAATCTACGTTCAGCTTGCAATGGAAAAGATAAACGAGTTATAGAACTCGATATCGAGAAATGCTTCGATAGGATAAACCACACTGCCATAATGGATAGACTCATCGCTCCTAAGAGCATAAGACAAGGAATTTTCCGATGTCTCAAAGCCGGAGTCAACCCAGAATTTCCTGAACAAGGAACACCCCAAGGGGGCGTGGTAAGTCCACTTTTAGCCAACATCGCCTTAAATGGGATTGAAAGTATTCATAGATATCATGTGATATCTAAGAACAGAATTACAGACAAAACCTCAAGGGAACAGATTATAGAGCCAACAATCCGTTATGCGGATGACATGGTAATAATACTCAGACCCCAAGACGATGCCACAGAAATACTTGACAAAATCAGTCAGTTCCTAGCAGAGCGGGGAATGAAAGTCAGCGAGAAAAAGACAAAGCTAACCGCCGCGACAGATGGGTTTGATTTCCTCGGCTGGAACTTTAAAGTCCAGAAAAACGGAAAGTTTAGATGTGTCCCTTCAGTGGATAACTTTAAGGCTTTTCGCAAGAAAGTAAAACACATCGTCAACAACTCGAATTATGGTGCTACCACAAAGGCGGAGAAATTAGCCCCTGTAGTTAGAGGTTGGAGGAACTACCACCGCTTCTGCAAGATGGACGGGTCAAGGTTCTCCCTATGGCACATCAATCACAGAGCATTTAAGGTATTCAACAAGGAAACTAAACAGAACCGCCTTACTAGCCAGGTGCTAATAAAGAAGGCATTCCCAGCAGTCCCTTACTCCGAAAACAAACATATCAATGTCAAAGGTGAGAAATCACCCTACGACGGAGATTTGAGTTATTGGAGCGAGCGTAACAGCAAGCTCTATAACAACGATACCTCTAAAGCCCTTAAACGGCAAAGCCATAAATGTGGTCATTGTGGACTGAAATTGCTCAATGATGAGAAGGTACATTTACATCATATAGATGGAAACCATAAGAATGGTAAACCTAAAAACCTTCTAGCAATTCACGAAAGCTGCCACGATTATACTCACATGAGCAAACGCAAAAGCTAA
- a CDS encoding rRNA pseudouridine synthase, protein MEARLQKILAQWGIASRREAEEMIRQSRVSVNGVLAHLGQKVDPSQDKISIDGQPVIAQQRPSLIYLLLHKPVGVVSTCHDPQGRPTVLDLLPSELRAGWGIHPVGRLDVDSTGALILTNDGELTYGLTHPSHSISKTYRVVVQGYPPATVLKRWSQGIVLEGRITRPAQVRLIENYIDQSCLEIVLQEGRNRQIRRIAEQLGYPVIKLHRTAIGSIQLKTSTTAFLPSGKYRHLSADEISFLNKQISCTPIKTKPS, encoded by the coding sequence ATGGAGGCACGGTTACAAAAGATTTTAGCTCAATGGGGTATTGCCTCACGTCGTGAAGCTGAAGAAATGATTAGGCAATCACGGGTATCTGTTAATGGGGTATTAGCACACTTAGGTCAAAAAGTTGATCCCTCCCAGGACAAAATATCTATTGATGGTCAACCTGTAATAGCCCAACAACGTCCATCACTAATATATTTACTATTGCATAAACCAGTAGGAGTTGTTTCTACTTGTCATGATCCCCAAGGAAGACCAACAGTTTTAGATCTGCTACCGTCAGAATTAAGAGCAGGATGGGGTATTCACCCTGTAGGCCGTTTAGATGTAGACTCGACAGGAGCATTGATTTTAACCAATGACGGGGAACTGACCTATGGACTTACTCATCCTAGTCATAGTATTTCCAAGACCTACCGTGTTGTAGTTCAAGGATACCCCCCAGCAACAGTTCTCAAAAGGTGGAGTCAGGGTATAGTTCTGGAAGGAAGAATAACAAGACCTGCTCAAGTGCGTTTGATTGAAAATTATATTGATCAAAGCTGTTTAGAGATAGTTTTACAGGAAGGACGAAACCGTCAAATTCGCCGAATAGCAGAACAGTTGGGATATCCAGTTATTAAGCTACATCGGACGGCCATTGGTTCAATCCAATTAAAAACGTCAACAACAGCATTTTTGCCATCGGGTAAATATCGTCATCTCAGTGCAGATGAGATTAGTTTTTTAAATAAGCAGATAAGTTGCACACCTATTAAGACAAAGCCGAGTTAA
- the tatA gene encoding twin-arginine translocase TatA/TatE family subunit, whose amino-acid sequence MFGLGWPEIVIIAIVAILIFGPKKIPELGGVLGKSIRSFQEGMKKSDEDHNSDKEN is encoded by the coding sequence ATGTTTGGATTAGGATGGCCGGAAATAGTGATAATTGCCATAGTTGCAATTTTGATTTTTGGACCCAAGAAAATTCCTGAATTGGGGGGAGTTTTGGGAAAAAGTATCAGAAGTTTCCAAGAAGGAATGAAAAAATCTGATGAAGATCATAATTCAGACAAAGAAAACTGA
- the malQ gene encoding 4-alpha-glucanotransferase — translation MPFPRSSGILLHPSSFPSRFGIGDLGSEAYRFIDFLKNSHQQYWQVLPLGPTGYGNSPYMCYSAMAGNYFLISPEKLLEEGLLVEEDLADLPDFSGDKVDFNEVIPIKVDLLIKACEDFKTKANSTQKQAFAKFCVDKGYWLNNYALFMAIKDTQKGESWHNWQPELAKREPAAIAKITQELEQEIFYYKFIQYEFFRQWSELKNYANENGVDIIGDIPIYVSHDSADVWANPEIFALDAETGEVALMAGVPPDYFSATGQLWGNPVYNWEELQKQDFKWWILRFEAMLDYVDIIRIDHFRGFEAYWAVPQGETTAMNGEWIEAPGVALFETIRKQLGKLPVLAEDLGIITPEVEALRDQFEFPGMKVLQFAFGSDPGNPFLPFNYTRNAVVYTGTHDNDTTIGWFNTGNDYEKQNLLLYLGCISPDGIHWDLIRLALSSIANQAIIPLQDVLGLGTDARMNFPSTAEGNWGWRYQAGVLTPELSDRLKTLTLRYGRAHR, via the coding sequence ATGCCTTTTCCTAGATCAAGTGGTATTTTACTGCATCCTAGTTCTTTCCCCAGTCGTTTTGGTATTGGGGATTTAGGTTCGGAAGCTTATCGGTTTATTGATTTTCTCAAAAATAGTCATCAGCAATATTGGCAAGTTTTACCGCTTGGTCCGACTGGTTACGGTAATTCTCCTTATATGTGTTATTCCGCAATGGCAGGAAATTACTTTTTAATTAGTCCCGAAAAGTTACTGGAAGAGGGTTTGTTAGTTGAGGAAGATTTGGCAGATTTACCAGATTTTTCGGGAGATAAAGTTGATTTTAACGAAGTTATCCCTATTAAGGTTGATCTCCTCATTAAAGCTTGTGAGGATTTTAAAACTAAGGCTAATTCAACCCAAAAACAGGCTTTTGCTAAGTTTTGTGTTGATAAAGGCTATTGGTTAAATAATTACGCGCTGTTCATGGCGATTAAAGATACTCAAAAGGGTGAAAGCTGGCATAATTGGCAACCAGAATTGGCAAAGCGTGAACCAGCAGCAATAGCCAAAATTACCCAAGAGTTAGAACAGGAGATTTTTTATTACAAGTTCATTCAATATGAGTTCTTTCGGCAGTGGTCAGAACTCAAAAATTATGCTAATGAAAACGGTGTAGATATTATTGGTGATATTCCCATTTACGTATCCCATGATAGTGCTGATGTCTGGGCGAATCCTGAGATTTTCGCTTTAGACGCAGAAACAGGAGAAGTGGCTTTAATGGCGGGTGTACCACCGGATTATTTTAGTGCCACAGGTCAATTATGGGGTAATCCTGTTTATAACTGGGAAGAATTGCAAAAACAAGACTTTAAATGGTGGATATTACGCTTTGAGGCGATGCTGGATTATGTAGATATAATTCGCATTGATCATTTCCGGGGTTTTGAGGCTTATTGGGCTGTACCCCAAGGAGAAACCACTGCTATGAATGGGGAATGGATAGAAGCCCCTGGTGTGGCTTTGTTTGAAACTATTAGAAAGCAGTTAGGTAAGTTACCCGTTTTGGCGGAAGATTTGGGGATTATTACTCCAGAGGTGGAAGCACTGCGAGATCAGTTTGAGTTTCCAGGAATGAAGGTATTACAGTTTGCTTTTGGTTCTGATCCCGGTAATCCGTTTTTACCGTTTAACTACACTCGAAATGCCGTAGTTTATACTGGTACTCATGACAATGATACGACTATAGGCTGGTTTAACACTGGAAATGATTACGAAAAGCAAAATTTATTGTTGTATTTGGGTTGTATCAGTCCCGATGGTATACACTGGGATTTAATTAGATTAGCTTTAAGTTCTATCGCCAATCAAGCGATTATACCTTTGCAGGATGTATTAGGTCTGGGTACTGATGCGCGGATGAATTTTCCGAGTACAGCAGAGGGAAATTGGGGATGGCGTTACCAAGCAGGTGTATTAACGCCAGAATTAAGCGATCGCTTAAAAACCCTCACTCTCCGTTATGGACGCGCCCATAGATAA
- a CDS encoding Uma2 family endonuclease, whose protein sequence is MVNYQLRECLPSSAELLDSDDTPVDNELQNLIPNLLEAILALFWNNRNDWFFGVDMGIYYAPSQPALVPDGFLSLGVERFIGEEGRLSYVFWEEDNIPPILALEVVSKTYGGEYEKKKVDYAKLGILYYAIYVPTRQYRRKRQPLEIYKLENSEYILQPNSPVWMPEIGLALGRERGTYLGRTREWLYWYDEQGKRLPTPEELAQKERLKAERLAQKLRDLGVNTEDI, encoded by the coding sequence ATGGTAAATTACCAATTGCGTGAATGTCTGCCATCTTCCGCCGAACTTCTTGACTCTGATGATACTCCAGTGGATAACGAACTACAAAACCTGATTCCCAATTTATTAGAAGCGATTTTAGCTTTGTTTTGGAATAACCGTAATGATTGGTTTTTCGGTGTGGATATGGGTATTTACTACGCACCAAGTCAACCAGCATTAGTTCCCGATGGATTTTTGAGTTTGGGAGTAGAACGCTTTATTGGAGAAGAAGGACGGTTAAGTTATGTCTTTTGGGAAGAAGATAATATTCCGCCTATTTTGGCGTTAGAAGTAGTTTCTAAAACCTATGGTGGCGAGTATGAAAAAAAGAAAGTTGATTATGCGAAATTAGGGATTTTATATTATGCAATTTATGTACCGACTCGTCAATATCGCCGCAAACGTCAACCTTTAGAAATTTATAAATTAGAAAATAGTGAATATATCTTGCAGCCTAATTCACCGGTATGGATGCCAGAAATAGGTTTAGCATTAGGAAGAGAACGGGGTACATATTTAGGACGAACGCGAGAATGGTTGTATTGGTATGATGAACAGGGAAAAAGATTACCAACTCCTGAAGAATTAGCGCAAAAAGAAAGATTAAAAGCTGAAAGATTAGCGCAAAAATTACGTGATTTGGGGGTGAATACAGAAGACATTTAG
- a CDS encoding DUF2993 domain-containing protein, whose amino-acid sequence MTQVSSPKTNNSKVRIITKVLTSAIKLWLRSQLNQVSHLEVQITASDRQLLSGCIPSVFISASNLVYQGLHITEIELHAENIQLNVASILKGQPLQLSAIVPVVGKLIITEQNLNNSLSSPLLLTAVNDVLIPLLAEYSPNSKSITWRKITLDNQLLILHGIPISEIEGAFFNIYLGLELLNGQELQLTQIQVKTDQEMLLARNSPYIINLGTDVDFEKISLMPGQLSCYGRININP is encoded by the coding sequence ATGACCCAAGTAAGTTCCCCAAAAACAAATAATAGCAAAGTCAGGATAATTACAAAGGTTTTAACCTCAGCGATTAAGCTATGGTTAAGAAGCCAATTAAACCAAGTATCTCATTTAGAGGTACAGATCACAGCAAGCGATCGCCAATTGCTTTCTGGTTGTATTCCCAGTGTATTTATTTCTGCCAGTAACTTGGTATATCAAGGTCTGCATATTACAGAAATCGAACTTCACGCAGAAAACATCCAACTGAATGTGGCCTCAATATTAAAAGGACAACCTTTGCAATTATCAGCAATAGTACCTGTGGTTGGTAAGCTGATCATTACAGAACAGAATCTGAATAACTCCCTTTCGTCTCCATTATTGTTAACGGCTGTAAATGATGTACTGATTCCACTATTAGCAGAATACAGCCCAAATTCCAAGTCCATTACTTGGCGAAAAATCACCCTTGACAATCAGCTACTAATTCTGCATGGTATCCCCATCTCTGAGATAGAAGGGGCATTCTTCAATATTTATTTAGGCTTAGAACTACTTAATGGTCAAGAACTGCAATTAACACAGATTCAGGTCAAGACCGATCAAGAGATGCTTTTAGCAAGGAATTCTCCTTATATTATAAATTTAGGAACAGATGTTGATTTTGAGAAAATTTCTCTGATGCCAGGACAACTCAGTTGTTATGGACGTATCAACATTAACCCATAA
- a CDS encoding NUDIX hydrolase, producing MTYRNPAPTVDIIIELIDKPHRPIILIERHNEPLGWALPGGFVDYGESVEKAAIREAEEEIGLKIELIEQLLVYSDPSRDPRKHTISIVFLATATGEPLAGDDAKNVGIFEPWSVPGNLCFDHDRILRDYWQYRHYGIRPRLG from the coding sequence ATGACTTACAGAAATCCTGCACCTACCGTTGATATTATTATTGAATTAATTGATAAACCTCATCGTCCTATTATTCTCATTGAAAGGCATAATGAGCCTTTAGGCTGGGCGCTTCCCGGTGGTTTTGTGGATTATGGTGAATCGGTGGAAAAGGCGGCAATTAGGGAAGCAGAAGAGGAAATAGGTTTAAAAATAGAGTTAATCGAACAGTTATTAGTTTATTCTGATCCCAGTCGTGACCCTCGTAAGCATACTATTAGTATTGTGTTTTTAGCAACAGCTACAGGTGAACCTTTGGCGGGTGATGATGCTAAGAATGTGGGTATTTTTGAGCCTTGGTCTGTTCCTGGTAATTTGTGTTTTGATCATGACCGGATTTTACGGGATTATTGGCAATATCGGCATTATGGGATTCGTCCGAGGTTGGGGTAA
- a CDS encoding phosphatidate cytidylyltransferase yields MPWPRIISGIIAIIMALSATLLGGWYFTVAIAIVVFLGQQEYFNLVRSRGITPSVKITMIVSQVLLAICTLNSSLADAIMPIAGTLICFYLLFQPKLATIADISASIMGLFYVGYLPSYWVRLRGIEHTISSNLPLGGYWPSNWQDIGQGNFTSFPTGLTATILTFLCIWAADIGAYTFGKFFGKTRLSDISPKKTVEGAVFGITASVAVAILGSYFLHFPYWLITGITLGLIIGIASLLGDLTESLLKRDAGVKDSGQLIPGHGGILDRTDSYIFTAPLVYYFVTLLLPLLEKTL; encoded by the coding sequence ATGCCCTGGCCTCGAATTATTAGTGGAATTATTGCGATTATCATGGCGCTATCTGCAACCCTCTTAGGGGGTTGGTATTTTACAGTAGCGATCGCTATTGTCGTATTTTTAGGTCAACAAGAATATTTTAATTTGGTGCGTTCTCGAGGCATAACACCCTCAGTCAAAATTACTATGATTGTTAGTCAAGTTTTACTAGCAATTTGTACCCTTAATAGTAGTTTAGCTGATGCAATTATGCCCATAGCCGGGACACTTATTTGTTTTTACCTGCTTTTTCAACCCAAATTAGCCACCATTGCTGATATTTCCGCTTCTATTATGGGTTTGTTTTATGTAGGTTACTTACCAAGTTACTGGGTACGCTTACGGGGAATTGAACATACTATTAGCAGTAATTTACCTTTAGGTGGTTATTGGCCATCTAATTGGCAAGATATTGGACAAGGCAATTTTACTTCTTTCCCAACAGGTTTAACAGCAACTATCCTCACATTTTTATGTATTTGGGCTGCTGATATTGGTGCTTATACTTTTGGCAAATTCTTCGGTAAAACTCGGTTATCAGATATTAGTCCCAAAAAAACTGTAGAAGGTGCAGTTTTCGGTATTACTGCCAGTGTAGCTGTTGCTATATTAGGATCTTACTTTCTGCATTTTCCCTACTGGTTAATCACTGGGATAACATTGGGTTTAATTATTGGTATTGCTAGTTTATTAGGTGACTTAACAGAATCCTTGCTTAAACGTGATGCTGGTGTGAAAGATTCAGGGCAATTGATCCCCGGTCATGGAGGGATTTTAGATCGCACTGATAGCTATATTTTCACTGCGCCTTTAGTGTATTATTTCGTTACATTACTTTTACCTTTATTAGAAAAAACGCTGTAA